The following are encoded together in the Streptomyces sp. NBC_01465 genome:
- a CDS encoding aminoglycoside N(3)-acetyltransferase — translation MHRPPHSQQQLTAQFAELGVETGGLLVVHASLRALGAVDGGAETVVRALQGALGESGTVVVPTFTAENSDTSPDYRARVQGLDEEAAAAVRERMPAFDRLTTPASPTLGVLAETVRRTPGAERSAHPQTSFAALGSGAGKIVAGHLPDCHLGEDSPLARLYDGWAQVLLLGTGFDACSAFHLGEYRVPNPPRRTYRCVITTQGRRTWWSYEDVDLTDHDFAALGDDFERGCDSGTVKYGQVGDASCRLFHVTEAADFAKGWLPANRPY, via the coding sequence ATGCACCGACCGCCGCACAGCCAACAGCAACTCACCGCCCAGTTCGCCGAGTTGGGTGTGGAAACCGGCGGTCTGCTGGTGGTGCACGCCTCGCTCCGTGCGCTCGGTGCGGTGGACGGCGGAGCGGAGACCGTCGTCCGCGCCCTGCAGGGTGCGCTCGGGGAGTCGGGGACGGTGGTGGTGCCGACCTTCACCGCGGAGAACTCGGACACCTCTCCGGACTACCGTGCGCGCGTGCAGGGGCTGGACGAGGAGGCCGCTGCCGCCGTACGGGAGCGGATGCCGGCCTTCGACCGGCTCACCACCCCTGCGTCGCCGACCCTGGGGGTGCTGGCGGAGACCGTACGCCGGACACCCGGCGCCGAGCGCAGCGCCCACCCCCAGACCTCGTTCGCCGCGCTGGGATCGGGGGCCGGCAAGATCGTGGCCGGGCATCTGCCCGACTGTCACCTCGGCGAGGACTCGCCGCTGGCCCGGCTCTACGACGGCTGGGCCCAAGTCCTGCTCCTGGGTACCGGATTCGACGCCTGCAGCGCCTTCCATCTGGGCGAGTACCGGGTGCCGAACCCCCCACGCCGCACCTACCGGTGCGTGATCACCACGCAGGGGCGGCGCACCTGGTGGAGCTACGAGGACGTCGACCTCACCGACCACGACTTCGCCGCGCTGGGGGACGACTTCGAGCGCGGTTGCGACAGCGGGACGGTGAAGTACGGACAGGTCGGTGACGCGTCCTGCCGGCTCTTCCACGTCACCGAGGCCGCGGACTTCGCCAAGGGGTGGCTCCCGGCCAACCGCCCCTACTGA
- a CDS encoding DUF899 family protein: MTTSPHDPTAQLPGRPPVVDLATWQKDRAELLVREKAHTREGDALAAARRRLPMVEFDGTVEVVGPEGPVPFLDLFQGRDELVVYQHMWHDGAPHQGQCEGCTHAAWHLRDASYLHARGVSFAVLTTGVWDEVAPFVEFMGYTQPWYSVHGVAEPVGGDMGYLACFLRDGDRTYLTYSTTGRGNERINSSIALLDMTPYGRGEAWEDTPDGWPEGRDACWSWRTDVDGNATWGPTGRPVPQWTRPGATPEQTLGRHGDHH; encoded by the coding sequence ATGACGACCTCGCCGCACGACCCGACCGCCCAACTGCCCGGCCGGCCGCCCGTGGTCGACCTGGCCACCTGGCAGAAGGATCGTGCCGAACTGCTGGTCCGCGAGAAGGCCCACACCCGCGAGGGCGACGCCCTCGCCGCGGCCCGCCGCCGGCTGCCCATGGTGGAGTTCGACGGGACGGTCGAGGTCGTCGGCCCCGAAGGACCGGTCCCGTTCCTGGACCTGTTCCAGGGTCGCGACGAGCTCGTGGTATACCAGCACATGTGGCACGACGGCGCGCCGCACCAGGGGCAGTGCGAAGGCTGCACCCATGCGGCCTGGCACCTGCGGGACGCCTCCTACCTCCACGCCCGCGGCGTCTCGTTCGCCGTCCTGACCACGGGCGTGTGGGACGAGGTGGCGCCTTTCGTGGAGTTCATGGGCTACACCCAGCCCTGGTACTCGGTACACGGCGTCGCCGAGCCGGTCGGCGGCGACATGGGATACCTCGCCTGCTTCCTGCGCGACGGCGACCGCACCTACCTCACCTACTCCACGACGGGCCGCGGCAACGAGCGCATCAACAGCTCGATCGCCCTGCTCGACATGACCCCCTACGGCCGCGGCGAGGCCTGGGAGGACACCCCCGACGGCTGGCCCGAGGGGCGCGACGCGTGCTGGTCCTGGCGTACGGACGTGGACGGGAACGCCACCTGGGGGCCGACCGGCCGCCCCGTACCGCAGTGGACACGTCCCGGCGCGACGCCCGAACAGACCCTCGGCCGGCACGGCGACCACCACTGA
- a CDS encoding glycosyltransferase family 2 protein encodes MIKVSVVVAVYNTGRYVEECAPSLLQQSLSADEYEVIYVDDGSTDDTLERLEKLAAEHAHVRVFTQANSGWPGKPRNTGMGHARGEYIQFVDHDDLLGHEALERLYEHARRNNSDVVIGKMSSTMVRPRRIFRHTVDACTVEHDELMQTMSPHKMFRRAFVEEHGLRFPEGPWILEDLLFVSAAYLAAERISVLGDYPCYYWMKRDDGGNNTRHRFDLRHGFFDNVRTIVRQIKDGTEPGDLQDRLLHRLYHVEILSRTREPEILAVPGDEQRPRFDEARRVAIEEFPPGVRDRQPAVSRLRAALLERGDFAAARELASRIKEITLTPEVGGLRWDGGVLTADVRLTQYRGDGEPLVLVERDGRLLLDPALLDGVPGAEEWEVSDPFAYAYADLIVKDRDREDWWYPEGDLDVRLEELGDGRSQVVAVGRLRLDPAILAGGRPLERGVHDIWAYVQMLGVDRHVRLTVEGEPGTTAAAGPAVLGEPARIAIPYVTGSGQLALDLEERQRRLADDLGRGLNTGRSRGRRPSGEPVELPLPGPLATAGAPLPVKVRIGASKKPVTVAAEIVGGDTPVLRIPDRIKAPAGRHPVSLVTAAGERPKAGPVAFAVVRDGRLVRLEGPAHEPSAGERLADAVGSNGQVRRVRRVLGRAARRIG; translated from the coding sequence ATGATCAAGGTCAGTGTCGTCGTGGCCGTGTACAACACGGGGCGCTACGTCGAGGAGTGCGCCCCGTCGCTGCTGCAGCAGAGCCTGAGCGCCGACGAGTACGAGGTGATCTACGTCGACGACGGGTCGACGGACGACACCTTGGAGCGGCTGGAGAAGCTCGCTGCCGAGCATGCGCATGTGCGGGTGTTCACCCAGGCCAACTCCGGATGGCCGGGGAAGCCGCGCAACACCGGCATGGGTCATGCACGAGGCGAGTACATCCAATTCGTCGACCACGACGACCTGTTGGGCCACGAGGCGCTGGAGCGGCTCTACGAGCACGCCCGCCGCAACAACTCCGACGTGGTCATCGGCAAGATGTCGAGCACCATGGTCCGCCCCCGCCGGATCTTCCGGCACACGGTCGACGCCTGCACCGTCGAACACGACGAGCTGATGCAGACGATGTCCCCGCACAAGATGTTCCGGCGGGCGTTCGTCGAGGAGCACGGGCTGCGGTTCCCCGAGGGGCCGTGGATCCTGGAGGACCTGCTCTTCGTCTCCGCCGCCTATCTCGCCGCCGAGCGGATCTCCGTCCTCGGCGACTACCCCTGCTACTACTGGATGAAGCGGGACGACGGCGGCAACAACACCCGGCACCGGTTCGATCTGCGGCACGGCTTCTTCGACAACGTCCGCACGATCGTGCGGCAGATCAAGGACGGCACGGAACCGGGCGATCTCCAGGACCGGCTGCTCCACCGGCTCTACCACGTGGAGATCCTCTCCCGGACCCGCGAGCCCGAGATCCTCGCCGTTCCCGGGGACGAGCAGCGCCCCCGGTTCGACGAGGCACGCCGCGTGGCGATCGAGGAGTTCCCGCCCGGTGTGCGCGACCGGCAGCCCGCCGTGTCGCGGCTGCGTGCCGCCCTGCTGGAGCGCGGGGACTTCGCGGCGGCGCGCGAACTGGCCTCGCGCATCAAGGAGATCACCCTCACGCCCGAGGTCGGCGGCCTGCGCTGGGACGGGGGTGTGCTCACCGCGGACGTACGGCTGACCCAGTACCGGGGCGACGGCGAACCGCTCGTCCTGGTCGAGCGGGACGGCAGGCTGCTCCTGGACCCGGCGCTGCTCGACGGCGTACCGGGCGCCGAGGAGTGGGAGGTGAGCGATCCGTTCGCCTACGCGTACGCGGATCTGATCGTCAAGGACCGGGACCGCGAGGACTGGTGGTACCCCGAGGGCGACCTCGACGTACGGCTGGAGGAGCTGGGGGACGGCCGCTCCCAGGTCGTCGCCGTCGGCCGGCTCCGCCTCGACCCGGCCATCCTGGCCGGCGGCAGGCCGCTGGAGCGCGGGGTGCACGACATATGGGCGTACGTGCAGATGCTGGGCGTCGACCGGCACGTCCGGCTGACCGTCGAAGGGGAACCGGGAACGACCGCCGCGGCCGGACCCGCCGTGCTGGGCGAGCCCGCGCGGATTGCGATCCCGTACGTGACGGGGAGCGGCCAGCTCGCCCTCGACCTGGAGGAACGGCAGCGACGCCTCGCCGACGACCTCGGCAGGGGGCTGAACACGGGCCGCAGCAGGGGGCGCAGGCCGTCCGGCGAGCCCGTCGAGCTGCCGCTGCCCGGCCCGCTGGCGACGGCCGGCGCGCCGCTGCCGGTGAAGGTGCGGATCGGGGCGTCGAAGAAGCCGGTCACGGTCGCCGCGGAGATCGTCGGCGGTGACACCCCGGTGCTGCGGATTCCCGACCGGATCAAGGCGCCGGCCGGCCGCCATCCCGTGAGCCTGGTCACGGCCGCGGGGGAGCGGCCCAAGGCGGGCCCCGTCGCGTTCGCCGTCGTACGCGACGGACGCCTCGTCCGCCTCGAAGGCCCCGCCCACGAGCCGTCCGCCGGGGAGCGCCTCGCGGACGCCGTCGGCTCGAACGGGCAGGTCCGGCGCGTTCGCCGGGTGCTGGGGCGGGCGGCTCGGCGCATAGGGTGA
- a CDS encoding YigZ family protein — MQEQYLTLTRAGVHETEISRSRFLCALAPAATEQEAQDFVARIRKEHPTASHNCFAYVIGADASVQKASDDGEPGGTAGVPMLQMLMRREVRYAVAVVTRYYGGVKLGAGGLIRAYGGAVGEALDAVGTVTRRRFRLASVTVDHQRAGKLENDLRATGRAVREVRYAEAVTIEIALPDADVESFRGWLADTTAGAAVLELGGEAYGDA, encoded by the coding sequence ATGCAGGAGCAGTACCTGACCCTCACCCGCGCCGGCGTCCACGAGACCGAGATCAGCCGGTCGCGCTTCCTCTGCGCGCTCGCACCCGCGGCGACCGAGCAGGAGGCGCAGGACTTCGTCGCACGGATCCGCAAGGAGCATCCGACCGCCTCGCACAACTGCTTCGCGTACGTCATCGGTGCCGACGCCTCCGTCCAGAAGGCGAGCGACGACGGCGAACCCGGCGGTACGGCCGGCGTCCCGATGCTGCAGATGCTGATGCGACGCGAGGTGCGGTACGCCGTCGCGGTCGTCACGCGCTACTACGGCGGCGTGAAGCTGGGAGCGGGCGGGCTGATCCGGGCGTACGGAGGAGCCGTCGGGGAAGCGCTCGACGCGGTCGGCACCGTCACGCGCAGGCGCTTCCGGCTGGCCTCCGTCACCGTCGACCACCAGCGGGCCGGGAAGCTGGAGAACGATCTCCGTGCCACCGGGCGGGCCGTGCGCGAGGTGCGGTACGCGGAAGCCGTGACCATCGAGATCGCGCTGCCCGACGCCGACGTGGAGTCCTTCCGCGGCTGGCTCGCCGACACCACCGCGGGGGCGGCGGTGCTGGAGCTGGGCGGCGAGGCGTACGGCGACGCCTGA
- a CDS encoding alpha/beta fold hydrolase, whose protein sequence is MGQVIRTKDGRKLAVEHYGNPRGRPVFLLHGTPGSRLGPAPRSAVLYRLGVRLITFDRPGYGDSDRLPGRPVAHAAADVETIADALDLAEFAVVGRSGGAPHALACAALLPHRIARAAALVGLAPRDAKGLDWFDGMTEGNVREYVNAAAGHRQLTAALEFRSVAIRSDPAASVADMHRDLSDSDRGIVSDTGIRAMLVRNFAEGLRSSADGWVDDVMAFASDWEFRPEDISAPVLLWHGEDDVFAPAAHTRWLAERIPRAELVVERGAAHFGALRVLTRVLIWATR, encoded by the coding sequence GTGGGACAGGTGATCCGCACCAAGGACGGCCGGAAACTGGCGGTCGAGCACTACGGAAATCCGCGGGGCAGACCCGTGTTCCTGCTGCACGGCACCCCGGGCAGCAGGCTGGGGCCGGCACCGCGCAGCGCGGTGCTGTACCGCCTGGGGGTGCGTCTGATCACTTTCGACCGGCCCGGATACGGCGATTCGGACCGGCTGCCCGGCCGTCCGGTGGCGCATGCCGCGGCCGACGTGGAGACGATCGCCGACGCCCTGGACCTGGCCGAGTTCGCCGTCGTCGGCCGGTCGGGCGGCGCCCCGCACGCCCTCGCCTGCGCCGCTCTGCTGCCGCATCGCATCGCGAGGGCGGCCGCGCTCGTCGGGCTCGCGCCGCGCGACGCAAAGGGGCTCGACTGGTTCGACGGCATGACCGAGGGCAACGTACGCGAGTACGTCAATGCGGCCGCAGGACACCGGCAGTTGACCGCGGCGCTGGAGTTCCGGTCGGTGGCGATCAGGTCCGATCCGGCGGCTTCGGTCGCCGACATGCACCGCGACCTCTCCGATTCCGACCGGGGCATCGTCTCGGACACCGGGATCCGGGCCATGCTGGTGCGCAACTTCGCCGAGGGGCTGCGGAGTTCGGCCGACGGCTGGGTCGACGACGTCATGGCGTTCGCCAGCGACTGGGAGTTCCGGCCCGAGGACATCAGCGCGCCCGTGCTGCTCTGGCACGGCGAGGACGACGTCTTCGCCCCCGCGGCCCACACCCGCTGGCTGGCCGAACGGATCCCGCGCGCCGAACTGGTGGTGGAGCGCGGCGCGGCGCACTTCGGGGCCCTGCGGGTCCTCACCCGCGTACTGATCTGGGCCACCCGGTGA
- a CDS encoding SMC family ATPase, producing the protein MRLHSLHISAFGPFAAPQTVDFDALSSAGLFLLHGPTGAGKTSVLDAVCFALYGAVPGARQSPGASLRSDHAADAQLTEVRLELTVGGRRLEITRQPAQPRPKKRGTGYVTEKAQSWLREYDPQAGKWEALSRSHQEIGEEIGQLVGMSREQFCQVVLLPQGDFARFLRADAEARGKLLGRLFDTRRFAAVEERLAELRRAAEHQVRAGDERLLTLAHRMAEAAGRAAAGEWPLPDAQPGDPGLAESVLEWAAIARSGARERLDIAAEAVRAAENRQAAARIELDSLRELARLQQRYADTRRRAGELAARRPEYEQLKARLDRARKAERVAPALSLRDEATRAHGAASGSRERSRAQLPDTLADAGAEQLSALGRTLRQELGGLDAARRDERRSAEITAELVELEREARGDDELIQESAGWLSGWEGGRRRLQDRIEAAQEAVARAEHLAGQLEPARGRLQAARERDRLESGTAQAADRLSAAREQAAAAHEFWLDLRERRLLGIAAELAAGLREGEACTVCGAKDHPAPAQAGADHVDRAAEEAAYERHTRAEEARAEAERQLARVREAVAVARGEAGTATVAELAELTGRLQQEHSEAHAVAAGMHAAREALDRAEREHTGRVAAQQQAELRASGRTSRREALEGERIALEKELTRARGSEGSVAAHAALLERRVRLLEEAVEAVRAVETTAQRLKEADDRLADAAFKAGFDTPQAAAAELLPEEGHRRLQHQVDAWQAEEAAVADRLAEQDAAEAAGLPQARPDIAGEAFDRAERAVREAGSALDAAHERAAALARLSRQAADELRGLGPLREEYDRVARLAGLTAGTSSDNERRMRLESYVLAARLEQVAAAATVRLHRMSSGRYTLVHSDARAGGRSRSGLGLHVVDAWTGRERDTATLSGGETFFASLALALGLADVVTDEAGGTRLDTLFIDEGFGSLDDQTLDEVLDVLDSLRERDRSVGIVSHVADLRRRIPAQLEIHKERDGSQVRLRAAGLSG; encoded by the coding sequence ATGAGACTGCACTCGCTGCACATCAGCGCCTTCGGCCCCTTCGCCGCACCGCAGACGGTCGACTTCGACGCACTGTCCTCCGCCGGACTCTTTCTGCTGCACGGGCCGACCGGGGCGGGCAAGACGTCCGTCCTCGACGCCGTCTGCTTCGCGCTGTACGGGGCGGTGCCCGGGGCCAGGCAGAGCCCCGGTGCCTCGCTGCGCAGCGACCACGCCGCCGACGCACAGCTGACCGAGGTCCGGCTCGAACTGACCGTGGGCGGACGCCGGTTGGAGATCACCCGGCAGCCCGCACAGCCACGCCCCAAGAAGCGCGGCACCGGCTACGTCACGGAGAAGGCGCAGAGCTGGCTGCGCGAGTACGACCCGCAGGCCGGGAAGTGGGAGGCGCTGAGCCGCTCCCACCAGGAGATCGGCGAGGAGATCGGCCAGCTCGTCGGGATGAGCAGGGAGCAGTTCTGCCAGGTCGTGCTCCTGCCGCAGGGCGACTTCGCTCGCTTCCTGCGCGCCGACGCCGAGGCACGAGGCAAGCTCCTCGGACGCCTCTTCGACACCCGCCGCTTCGCCGCCGTGGAGGAACGGCTGGCAGAGCTGCGGCGTGCGGCGGAACACCAGGTGCGCGCGGGCGACGAACGGCTGCTGACCCTCGCGCACCGGATGGCGGAGGCCGCGGGCAGGGCGGCGGCCGGGGAGTGGCCGTTGCCCGACGCACAGCCCGGCGACCCCGGGCTGGCCGAGTCCGTACTGGAATGGGCGGCGATCGCCCGCAGCGGCGCCCGCGAAAGGCTCGACATCGCGGCCGAAGCCGTACGGGCGGCCGAGAACCGGCAGGCGGCCGCACGGATCGAGCTGGACTCCCTGCGCGAACTGGCCAGGCTGCAGCAGCGGTACGCGGACACGCGGCGCCGCGCCGGTGAACTGGCGGCCCGCCGCCCCGAGTACGAGCAGCTCAAGGCGCGCCTGGACCGGGCGCGGAAGGCGGAGCGCGTGGCGCCCGCGCTCTCGCTCCGCGACGAGGCGACCCGCGCACACGGCGCGGCGAGCGGCAGCCGTGAGAGATCCCGCGCACAGCTCCCCGACACGCTCGCGGACGCCGGCGCCGAGCAACTCTCCGCGCTGGGACGGACGTTGCGCCAGGAGCTGGGCGGACTCGACGCCGCCCGCAGGGACGAGCGGCGCAGCGCGGAGATCACCGCGGAGCTCGTGGAGCTGGAGCGCGAAGCGCGCGGAGACGACGAACTGATCCAGGAATCGGCGGGCTGGCTCTCCGGCTGGGAGGGCGGACGCCGCCGGCTGCAGGACCGTATCGAGGCGGCCCAGGAAGCGGTGGCCCGGGCCGAGCACCTCGCCGGCCAGCTGGAGCCCGCCCGTGGCAGGCTGCAGGCGGCACGCGAGCGCGACCGGCTGGAGAGCGGGACCGCCCAGGCCGCGGACCGGCTGAGCGCCGCCCGTGAACAGGCCGCTGCGGCCCATGAGTTCTGGCTCGACCTCAGAGAGCGCCGACTGCTCGGGATCGCCGCCGAGCTGGCGGCGGGCCTGCGTGAAGGCGAGGCCTGCACGGTCTGCGGGGCGAAGGACCACCCGGCGCCGGCGCAGGCCGGAGCGGACCATGTCGACCGGGCGGCGGAGGAAGCGGCGTACGAGCGCCACACCCGTGCCGAGGAGGCCCGCGCCGAGGCCGAGCGGCAGCTCGCCCGCGTACGGGAAGCGGTCGCCGTGGCGCGCGGCGAGGCGGGCACCGCCACCGTGGCCGAACTGGCCGAGCTGACCGGCCGGTTGCAGCAGGAGCACTCCGAGGCGCACGCGGTCGCGGCCGGAATGCACGCGGCCCGCGAAGCTCTCGACCGCGCCGAGCGCGAGCACACGGGGCGCGTCGCCGCCCAGCAGCAGGCCGAACTGCGCGCCTCGGGACGCACCTCACGGCGTGAGGCCCTGGAGGGTGAACGGATCGCGCTGGAGAAGGAGTTGACCCGGGCCCGCGGAAGCGAGGGCAGCGTCGCCGCGCACGCCGCGCTCCTCGAGCGGCGGGTACGGCTCCTCGAAGAGGCCGTCGAGGCAGTGCGTGCGGTCGAGACGACCGCACAGCGTCTGAAGGAGGCCGACGACAGGCTTGCCGACGCCGCGTTCAAGGCCGGCTTCGACACCCCGCAGGCAGCCGCAGCCGAGCTGCTCCCCGAGGAAGGCCACCGCCGGCTCCAGCACCAGGTGGACGCCTGGCAGGCCGAAGAGGCGGCGGTCGCCGACCGGCTCGCCGAGCAGGACGCGGCCGAAGCCGCCGGGCTGCCGCAGGCGCGCCCGGACATCGCGGGCGAAGCCTTCGACCGGGCGGAGCGGGCCGTCCGGGAGGCGGGCTCGGCGCTCGACGCCGCCCACGAGCGCGCCGCCGCCCTCGCCCGGCTCTCGCGGCAGGCCGCCGACGAGCTGCGGGGACTCGGACCGCTGCGCGAGGAGTACGACCGGGTGGCCCGGCTGGCCGGACTCACCGCAGGGACCTCCTCGGACAACGAACGCAGAATGCGCCTGGAGTCGTACGTGCTGGCCGCCCGCCTGGAGCAGGTCGCCGCGGCCGCCACCGTACGCCTGCACCGCATGTCTTCCGGCCGCTACACCCTGGTGCACTCCGACGCCCGGGCGGGCGGCCGCAGCCGCTCCGGCCTCGGGCTGCACGTCGTCGACGCCTGGACCGGACGCGAGCGGGACACCGCGACGCTCTCGGGCGGCGAGACGTTCTTCGCCTCGCTCGCCCTGGCACTCGGCCTCGCCGACGTGGTCACCGACGAGGCGGGCGGCACCCGGCTCGACACCCTCTTCATCGACGAGGGCTTCGGCAGCCTCGACGACCAGACGCTCGACGAGGTCCTTGACGTACTGGACTCGCTGCGCGAACGGGACCGCAGCGTCGGCATCGTCAGCCACGTCGCCGACCTGCGCCGCCGGATCCCCGCCCAGCTGGAGATCCACAAGGAGCGCGACGGTTCGCAGGTGAGGCTGCGCGCCGCTGGACTCAGCGGCTGA
- a CDS encoding CoA-binding protein: MNNQDTIRKILTESGDTWAVVGLSSNQERAAYRVADVLKRHGKRVVPVHPKAETVHGEQGYPTLEAIPFEIDVVDVFVNSALAGKVADEAVAIGAKAVWFQLGVIDQDAYERTRAAGLDMVMDRCPAIEFRAMR, translated from the coding sequence ATGAACAATCAGGACACCATCCGCAAGATCCTCACGGAATCCGGCGACACCTGGGCCGTCGTCGGTCTGTCGTCGAACCAGGAGCGCGCCGCGTACCGCGTCGCGGACGTCCTCAAGCGCCACGGCAAGCGCGTCGTCCCCGTCCATCCGAAGGCCGAGACGGTCCACGGCGAACAGGGCTATCCCACCCTCGAGGCCATCCCGTTCGAGATCGACGTGGTGGATGTCTTCGTCAACAGCGCCCTCGCGGGGAAGGTCGCCGACGAAGCCGTGGCCATCGGCGCGAAAGCCGTCTGGTTCCAGCTCGGCGTCATCGACCAGGACGCGTACGAGCGCACGCGCGCCGCCGGTCTCGACATGGTCATGGACCGCTGCCCGGCGATTGAATTCCGCGCGATGCGATGA
- a CDS encoding exonuclease SbcCD subunit D, translated as MRLLHTSDWHLGRSFHRVGLLDAQAAYLDHLVATVRERDVDVVLVAGDVYDRAVPPLAAVELFDRALHRLADSGVQTVMISGNHDSARRLGVGAGLMERAGIHLRTDPAGCATPVVLTDAHGDVAFYGLPYLEPALVRDGLGAAKAGHEAVLAAAMRQVRADLAGRDAGTRSVVLAHAFVAGGEPSDSERDITVGGVAAVPSGVFDGADYVALGHLHGCQAVTERVRYSGSPLAYSFSEVDHRKTMWLIDLGPGGEIDAERLDCPVPRRLARIRGRLDELLEDPALVRHEESWVEATLTDPVRPPEPMAQLAGRFPHVLSLLFEPERAPEDPLASYAQRLKGRSDQQIAEDFVAHVRGGAGPDARERTVLVGAFDDVRVDDGVKEVAR; from the coding sequence ATGAGGCTCCTGCACACGTCCGACTGGCACCTGGGACGGTCCTTCCACCGGGTCGGACTTCTCGACGCCCAGGCCGCGTACCTCGACCACCTGGTGGCGACGGTCCGCGAGCGCGACGTCGACGTGGTCCTGGTCGCCGGTGACGTCTACGACCGGGCGGTCCCTCCGCTCGCCGCCGTCGAGCTCTTCGACCGGGCGCTGCACCGCCTCGCCGACTCCGGGGTGCAGACGGTCATGATCTCCGGCAACCACGACTCGGCCCGCAGGCTCGGCGTGGGCGCGGGACTCATGGAGCGGGCCGGCATCCATCTGCGGACCGATCCGGCCGGCTGCGCCACCCCGGTGGTGCTCACCGACGCACACGGCGATGTCGCCTTCTACGGGCTGCCGTATCTGGAGCCCGCGCTGGTACGGGACGGACTCGGCGCGGCGAAGGCGGGGCACGAGGCCGTGCTCGCGGCCGCCATGCGACAGGTGCGCGCCGACCTCGCAGGACGGGACGCGGGCACCCGCTCCGTCGTTCTCGCCCATGCCTTCGTCGCGGGCGGCGAGCCCAGCGACAGCGAGCGCGACATCACCGTCGGCGGGGTGGCCGCCGTCCCGTCCGGGGTCTTCGACGGCGCCGACTACGTCGCGCTGGGGCATCTGCACGGCTGCCAGGCCGTCACCGAGCGCGTCCGCTACTCCGGCTCCCCGCTCGCCTACTCCTTCTCCGAGGTCGACCACCGCAAGACCATGTGGCTCATCGATCTGGGACCCGGCGGCGAGATCGACGCCGAGCGGCTCGACTGCCCGGTGCCGCGCCGCCTCGCCCGGATCAGGGGCAGGCTCGACGAACTCCTGGAGGACCCCGCGCTCGTACGGCACGAGGAGTCCTGGGTCGAGGCGACGCTCACCGACCCGGTGCGGCCGCCCGAGCCCATGGCGCAGCTGGCGGGGCGCTTCCCGCACGTGCTGAGCCTCCTCTTCGAGCCCGAACGGGCCCCGGAGGATCCCCTCGCCTCGTATGCGCAGCGGCTCAAGGGACGCAGCGACCAGCAGATCGCCGAGGACTTCGTGGCGCATGTGCGGGGCGGGGCGGGGCCGGACGCACGGGAGCGGACCGTACTGGTCGGCGCCTTCGACGACGTCCGCGTGGACGACGGTGTGAAGGAAGTGGCCCGATGA